gacaatgtttatgaaataaaaataaaaatgctacttgAAGTACCTATACGACTATACGGAGCTCATCCTCCAGCACGTAACAGCCCTGAATACAGCTGCGGCGGCGGCCTTGCTGCCCCTCCTCCACcccgtcgtcgtcctcctcctcctcgccgcgccACGGTGGTTGCCGGTGGTCTTGGCCATGTCGTCGGTCATCGTGGCGGCGCCACCGccccgatgatgatgatgatgatgatgccgaCGCAGCGAACGCCGCCGCGACCGCGacaccgcggcggcggcggcggcgtcggggaCGACGAACGGCAGGACCATGGTGTGCTTCTCGAGAACGTAGTGCAGCGACGCGAGCTCGAACGAGTCGTACAGCGGGCTGCCGCAGTCCCACGTGGCCAGCTCctgcaccaccacctcctcctcctcctcttcgtcCCCTCCTCTCGTCTGCAGCTGCAGATGCAGGTCAGCTCCTTCTTGCTGCTGTTTCTGCATGGTGTAGTGTAGCTGTAGCTTGGGAGATGAGCTGCTGCTATGCATGCTAATTAATCATCATCCCTACATACTGCAGGCTAATAATAAGCCCAGGGTCGATCAGGGGCTATCATATCATATATTCATATCGATGGTCAGACACTTGACGGCTGTGCATGTGCTCGTGTAGTGCAGGAAGCAATGGCGGTCGCCTTCCGTGTAGGTAGAGGAAGCAATGGCGGTCGCCTTCTTTGCAGGTAGACAAAGCCATTGCAAGCACAGCAGTGTGGTGGTGGACCGTTCGGTGGGTGCACCGATACAGGAGAGAGGAGAATAGCCCTCTCCTCTTTAAAGGTAGTGTGTCTCCCACCCTCCCACCAGCGACCCAAGACCACGCTGTTCCAAGAGGAAAATTGATTGGGAGCATTAAGgtgttgtttagttcatcccaaaatCTCTCCTTTGTGCAATCGTCGTCACTCCAAATATAGGAGCTAGATGCCATCCGTTTTAACATTTtagtttttctagatacatCGCTAGTTCAAAGCAAAAATTATAATAAAGCAAAAATTATAATAGATTTGAAAAGGTTAATACATGTTATAATTTAGAAATAGATAGAGGAAGTAACTCTTACTTACATTCCACCTTAGTTTTGTTTTAGATAAAGTCTGTTCGTTAGTCTGAAAAGTCATAGCTAAAAGTACCGTTCACGGACAGAAAAAATACAGCTtataacacaaaaaaaaaaaaaaaattgtaaaggaTGGCACCATCAGCTCAGCAAGGGTACAGTTGAGGAGCAGAGCTCCAGGAATATTGAACAAACATTACACCATACATACTACTTTTATATCGACGGGTTGACCACTTGTCCCTCGATAGTTAAAAAACCAaaaccaaatgccaccaaaaggCAGCTTTAAAACAACAGCAACATTCAACAATGAGCGGAGGGGGGCGCCCGAAGGCAACAGCATCTCTATATATAGAATGGCACAAACATTGATATTTCTAGTTTCCACAAGTCAAGAGTACAACAGGCTCCCCTGGAGACCAGGTCGGCACTAAACAGCCATAGAAATGTCTGTTTGGTGATACACTCACAAGCTAACAGTCACATGCCGGTTGGGTTTATTCCTCGTCATCCGCTGCATCCCCAGAGCCACCTTTAAGGTGTAGATGCTTCTCCCTCCTCTGGAAGTCAGTCAGACCTTTGCCACTCCCAGTGACACCCACCTTACCTCTGTGGTCATCCGGTGACTTGAAGATGCTCTCCTTCTTGCGACCAGAGAAGAAACCCACCTGCAAACAAACCATGAAATTCAGCCAATCTGTTTCTCAACAAACTGGGATGCAGATGCTCCATTTTGGTCATCAATTCATCATAAcataaaagctgaggaagctgtACCTTGAAATTCAGATTTCTAACTTAATGAAAGAGTGCCTGCctagcaaaaaaaaatttaaaaaaaatatggtgTGGGGGCCAAGAAGCTACCTTTTTGGATTTCCCTTTGGTTTGAAACTGCTGCCATGCATTCTGCCGCTTGTTTTGTGCAAATTCAAGTTGCTCAAAGCGGGCTTTTGATTTGAAGGCATGTATTTTCTTACGCTTTGCAGCTTTCTGCAAACACAAAATGGTCAGTAACAACACACAATACCACAAGATTTAGGTCAGTTGCAGCTTGCAAGGCACATTATCGAAATGAAAAGGTGAGTTCACTTACAACATCCTCAGGATCACTTGGTTCGATACGAAGTTTGGCAGGCAAGCTACGCGCCTGAAAATCAGATGTTGCTGCCTGTTCGATTTTTCTCTTTATTGCCATTTTTGTAGCTTCAGCTTCCTTTTCAGCTTGTCTCAAGGCATCAGctgcttcttcctcaagcagcctCACATTATCTGGGTCCACCTATATAAGGCAGTGAAATTAATAGCTTAGATTAGCATATCATAGAACTTCAGAACTACTATATATGAATTACTAATTACTACAGTATATAGCAATCTTACAAGACAAACTTAAACAGGAAAATTTAGCTAGGATAATACATGTTCTCATGAGAACAACTCAACCCAGTAGCAATAAGTTTTGATTTTGATGAACAAAACATTTGAAATTGCAGGTCCATCACATAAGTAATATGAGAAGCAATGCTGCACTAGTGCAACTGAAGTAGCTGTCTGCTCCATACTCATACATGAATATACCAAGTCTATTTTTATACAAGAAAAAAGGAGCATACCTCTTCCCTGTTTCCCCAGCCATCGTAGGCTACATAATATCCATTTGGTGTCAAAGCTTCAACTGTTGCATTATACCTGACAATTCAGCTAATCAAACATGTTGCAATGGAATGATGTGAAAAATATTAAAAACAAGATAATCTAGACATAAACAATGCTAGGTATATCAAAGAGAAGCTCACCATTCCCCATCTTCACTCCACACAGCTTGAACTCTAGTACCGACGGCAAACTTATGGGAATGTGACAGGTCATCCAGTCCCTGCCACAAGACTGTCAGAGTAGTGTAGGAAGACACACCATTATATTTCAATGTAAGCAACACAAATTGTAATTCATCAGGACACTCCCTTTATCTATGGAACAATTGGCACGTATTTCTTTCTTATTCAGAATTTCAGCTAAAGGAAGGAAGTCATCAAACAACTAATGCAGAAAAAAGCTACCTCAGACTGTGCTCCAGCTGAATAATTTGGTGGTGATAGACCTGCAGCATTCTGGGCACTCTCAGTTTGCTTTGCAGTTGCCAAAATCTCTTCGGTTAATGTTATGACCTGCAGCGGTCACAAAAATTGACATTAACCATCATAAACACAAGCAACGTCCCAGTATTATTAAATATGCGCTCGTATTTTTCGAGATCCAACTTAGAACAGCAGCAGCGACACCCAAATCAGGAGGAGTACAAACCTGCAATCAATCAAGATAAAGGGTAATGGACACCTTTGAAGCCACTGAATTTTTGCATATTGTTCACTACTATTAATATGGTTGCTAAGACAGTCCCTACCATTGTCATAATCAACCTTCTCACCTTTCAAGGTTACAAAAAATCTAAATTCCCCAAAAACAAATCTTCTGTTGCAAGCGGCCTTTGCATGCTACCTTGCTGGGCATGGCTCCTTGTAACAAAGAAGAGAGAGGAATCGATAGCAACAGGCCCCAAAAATCAGAGAAGAAATCAAGCATCCATTTGTGAAATCATTAATTCGATGTATCTGACGTGTAGCTACACGAGCATGAGGGATCACATTACAGGATAAAATAAGAAACGAACTCACCTCTTGAAGCTCTTTCTCCATATCAATATATTCAGAAATTCCAGGGTCATCCTTTTTCTCCTTGATGAGCTTCTTAACCTGAAACTCACGTACATAAGAGACATCTGTAAGTACATGAATTGGATTTACTATCTCAAACACATAGACAAAACAAGAAACGTTTCACAGTAAAAATAGATTTGGTAAGGAAAAATAAAGACAAGGAATTAGCATGAAACTTCAGTGCAAAATGGGGAGAACAAGGATCTTGACTAATGCAAACTTCATTATTAATCAGTGACCAACAAGTCAAGTGTGGCGCCAATATAGCAATTATTGGCAGTTTCCAGACAGAAGAAGAAAATAGTGCACCGTATCTGATTGAAGAATATCATTCCTCAAAATGAAATCACTAGTCAAAAACAAGAACGAGATGAGACATGAGAGACATAGGGTCTGAACAAGAGTGAGGTTCCATGTTCTAAACATCGAGAGCAACAACAAAGGCTCATGTCAAAAACGCATAACATGAAGTCTATAACAAATGGTGGTTTCCATCAAAAAAATAGCCTAATTAACAATTTAACATATAAAATGcatatataaattaaaaataggCATAAAGATAACGCCGCATTGCTGCTAGTTATTAGGATCCAGGAGTAAAGTCGCAATTCCAGAGGCATGGATATGGCTGAACTATTACTACCTTAAATGGCTACATCCTATATCCCATACCGTGTAAGGTAAATGATTATGTTGCTAATTTAGAAGGTAAGGCTAAGCGCGTTCCTATTCCTATACTATATGAATCCAATACGAGATGCAAATAACCGAGCAAACCTGCAAGTAATCTTATTGCGCATACACTAATTCGACAAGGAATGAAACTTAATCAAACAaattaaaccctagactagaaTCAGAGCGGAACATCCATAGTCCAGGAATCCGGTTACAGCCGCGCGCGAATCCTGAGCCGCAGAGGAGGATACTCGCTAGAACGGACCGAACTAGAAGAATCGCAGCGAAAACGGCAGCCAGATCGAGGAGAGGGTGGGGATGGGGGATGGGGGGAGATGAGACCTCGCGGAGCTGCTCTTTGTAGGTGGAGAGGTTGGAGGCGAGCTCCTCCACGCTCAGGTCCTCCATGCCTGCCGCCGGCGCCGATTCCGCCGCCCTCCTCCACGCTTCTCCCCGGCTGGATTCGATTCGATttgcccctctctctctctctctctctttcttccCCCAATTCGagttcccttttttttttccgcTCCCCTGTGTAATGTTTTCCGATGGGTTgggattttatgagcaaaaagaCGACAAGAAAAGGCCGAGTCAATCTTCCACATGGGCCCGGCCTCATCCTGCTACTTTCGAGCCCATCTTGAATTGGTACCACATGGGCCTTAAAACATGTGCTCGGCTTGGTTTGGGATTATGTTTTTTTTTCGAAAAAGAACTCTTCAACAACATCAAGTTGGTCCCAATGGAGGGGAATTCATTCAGGTGATTGGATTTGTAGACTGGTGAGCCAAGTGGGGATTGAGTACCCGTTTTGTGACCATGACGAGGAAATCATTCAGCATTTGCTAATCTCTTGTGTTTTCTCTCAGtaggtttatttttttttttcattttattttacaGCATCTGGATCTAGATGCGGTAGAATCCACTATAGAAACAACAAAATTTACCTCTTGTGTTGTTTgatgagaaaaaaaatagaacacTAATTTGGTGTGTGATGATTATTATTTCCACATCTCATACTCTGATTGACTCTTGCATTGCGCATATCCTATTtattgtactccctccgtatcgtAATTAgatgacgtttaggacatgattaCGATTACCAAGGAGTGATTAATTAGGGGTTAGTTTTTTCTGTTTTGCCCTTATTAAATATGGCTGAGGGTTTAGCTCAGTTGGCCAACGCTCCTTGCCCGAGGCCTGAGCTTCACGGTTCGATCCCTGGCAGCCGCGatatgtttttgttttttcgCGCGTGCTACATGTTTGGCTGCCGCGCGCGTGCCTGGGCGGTTGCGAGCGTGCTGTGAACGGGTGCAGCAATCTCTTCAGTCGAGGAGTCTGTGATTAATTAATGATGAGGAGATTAATGACAAGGAGGCCATGCGAACGGGCGGCGCGCGTGTGTGGCTAGGGGTAATTGCGTCCAAAGTTAGTCTCAATATCGTGAACGATATCTTTTGCCGCAAATAACATAGACTCCAGAACGACATCAATTTAcgatacggagggagtaatttCCCCATCCTAGCTTGTCTTTTATTCTTAGGCTTTGCTTAATGTTTTTGTTGTGCCTTCATTCGACCTAGGATTTCAACTGATTAGGCTCCTTCCTCAGTGATGGATTTGATTCAGATCTATTATGTGCTTTTGATGCGCTGCTAGTTGCTTTTTGAGCTGGTTGCCAAATTCTGTTTTAATAGGGCATGCTATTGGTTCATAATTTGATAGATTCTGTGCCAAAATATCAGTCAACAAATAGATAGAAGGATCCGTTATCTATTCTCTTGCATCCAAGAAATCTGTAAAACTAAAAATGGATATCTTCCATATTAAATAGGCATCGAATATATATACCTCTAGGGATCTCTACTCATAATTGATCATACAATATCTTAGTTGCAGCATAGGGTATCTATCTTTCACAAAGTTTGATTAAAGGTTCATCAAGAATCAATGCAAATCCCTCATAGACTATGATCACTTGCCTTACCTATATATACAGAGCATCAGGCTCAGGGCTTTGTTCATTCACCGTACCCATTTGATCAGCACCTGTGCTAATAAATTACACTAATATTAGCACTGAGATGTCACCTAATAAGAAAGTAGCTATTCTCTTTCTAGTAGTGTTGGCAGCAATTTGCTCTCTTGACACCGTGATTAGTGGATGTTGCAGTAAGACATGTACTGATAAGCAAAAGAACTACATCTTGCAAGTATGTGGGCACTACATCATGGCATCAAACACCCGTAGGCTGCCACCTAAAAGTGATCCATGTTGTGCGGCCGTGAGAACATTGCAGAGCCATGGCGAGGGGATGATGCAGTGTGTCATCGATCTACTTACACACGCAGAGAGCGAGCAGTACAATGCAACAGTGATGCTATACTTGAAAAGATATTGCACACAACGTTCATCTTTATTTGCTCTTCCATCTGCTGAGGTAAAAATCATGTTGTTCATGATTCTTTTCATACTAGTCTTGCACAAAatgcaagtgtaggagaagctaAGAAATTGGTCGTTCATTAAATCATGTTTCCTTGTTACCAGGTCATGGTGTAACGATGCTGACGAAGAAGCTAAGTGCATGGtcatcactactacagaaagaTTTCTAGAGAAACGGTTGTAGTTGAAATTGAATGTTGATACATCCGCTAATTGATTAATAAAATCGATCAAAGCATGACCATTATTATAACTTGTAGCTTGAATTGTTCCTAGCATGGTATAAGGCTAAATAATAAGTGGGACCGTTAATTTGGTTAAACTAGCAAATATACCCTTGACCTAGGCTCTGTTTGGTTGCATCCGGTAAAGTTTAccgcccgtcacatcgaatgtttggacatatgcatggagtactaaatatagattatttatacaaaactaaaaacacagctagagagtaatttgcaagatgaatcttttgagcctaattaatctatgattggacactaattgtcaaaccacaaccaaacaccccctgatCTACTATACGAAGAACGAAAAGGAGACATCCACACTTACCTCCACACTTACCTTCGTTTGTTGTAGCTTTGTTAACTAATCTATGTTGTCCTCATCCATCCCCTCCCCTCACATAACCATGCCGCCCCCTCCACTAATAGGATCCCCCTGTCACCCCCTTAATCGCGTTGACAACCAACCTTATTACATACTACTCCTCGTGCACTCCCGCTCCTATCTCCCTGCTACCCATGTTGTAGCCCCAAGACATCCCTAGCACCGCAGCTATCTGTAGCAGCTTTAGCACCGATGTGTGCCTCCTACTGCCACCAGCATTACACGATGGTCGGCTCCAGCTAGATCCCTGCTACCCATGTTGCAACATATCCTCCCACACTGCTACAAGGCCGCTGTAGAATGTGCTCCACTTCCTCCTTGCCATCTAGTCCCCATCACCATCGCAAAGTGCAATGAACA
This window of the Sorghum bicolor cultivar BTx623 chromosome 7, Sorghum_bicolor_NCBIv3, whole genome shotgun sequence genome carries:
- the LOC110436850 gene encoding uncharacterized protein LOC110436850, whose protein sequence is MSPNKKVAILFLVVLAAICSLDTVISGCCSKTCTDKQKNYILQVCGHYIMASNTRRLPPKSDPCCAAVRTLQSHGEGMMQCVIDLLTHAESEQYNATVMLYLKRYCTQRSSLFALPSAEVMV
- the LOC8068537 gene encoding survival of motor neuron-related-splicing factor 30; its protein translation is MEDLSVEELASNLSTYKEQLREVKKLIKEKKDDPGISEYIDMEKELQEVITLTEEILATAKQTESAQNAAGLSPPNYSAGAQSEGLDDLSHSHKFAVGTRVQAVWSEDGEWYNATVEALTPNGYYVAYDGWGNREEVDPDNVRLLEEEAADALRQAEKEAEATKMAIKRKIEQAATSDFQARSLPAKLRIEPSDPEDVKAAKRKKIHAFKSKARFEQLEFAQNKRQNAWQQFQTKGKSKKVGFFSGRKKESIFKSPDDHRGKVGVTGSGKGLTDFQRREKHLHLKGGSGDAADDEE